From the genome of Acidobacteriota bacterium, one region includes:
- a CDS encoding type II CAAX endopeptidase family protein, with the protein MSEISEKKHSIVSFFALAYLSTWAFWIPFVIFGPSSTAIASNPDLRGSPFMLLQVLGNFGPAIAAVLLWIFSGKRTELRDAFRRLLPHPASLIWYIVVLLLPVGMLLPGLIVYALLGGNIAGFSILGLLLLFVSAIFISGLGEEMGWRGYALTRLQMTKSPLISSLIVGAFWGLWHLPIICWYSHQTGLLFLVEFGLYVLVLTAFSVIFTWVYNATDRSLWLLVLMHAAFTTSGNTIAAFTQPVAGGTWVPYIVGVLSAVVAAVFVVALNRTRMCSRQCAA; encoded by the coding sequence TTTTGCATTGGCCTATCTGAGCACATGGGCATTCTGGATACCATTCGTGATCTTTGGCCCTTCCTCAACAGCCATCGCTTCAAACCCGGATTTGAGAGGCTCACCCTTTATGTTGTTGCAGGTTCTCGGCAACTTTGGACCTGCAATAGCTGCAGTTCTGCTTTGGATCTTCTCGGGGAAACGCACTGAACTCAGAGACGCATTTAGACGGTTACTCCCTCATCCCGCAAGTTTGATTTGGTATATTGTCGTTTTGCTTCTGCCTGTTGGAATGCTACTCCCCGGACTTATTGTTTACGCGCTTCTCGGGGGAAATATTGCAGGCTTCAGCATCTTGGGTTTATTGCTACTATTCGTCTCTGCTATCTTTATCAGCGGTTTAGGTGAAGAGATGGGATGGAGGGGGTATGCTCTGACAAGACTGCAGATGACCAAGAGTCCACTCATATCAAGCCTTATCGTCGGTGCCTTCTGGGGATTATGGCACTTACCAATAATCTGCTGGTACTCGCATCAAACCGGCTTGCTTTTCCTTGTTGAGTTCGGGCTATATGTGTTGGTCCTGACGGCCTTTTCTGTAATATTCACCTGGGTATATAACGCCACGGATAGGAGTTTATGGTTACTTGTACTAATGCACGCAGCGTTCACAACCAGTGGTAACACTATTGCAGCTTTCACACAACCTGTGGCGGGAGGTACTTGGGTGCCTTACATCGTGGGTGTGCTTTCAGCAGTTGTTGCAGCAGTTTTCGTCGTAGCTCTTAACCGAACCCGGATGTGCTCCAGGCAATGCGCTGCATAA